The window AAAGCCGCTTGCGCGGGCGGCGTGGCGCAGCATCGGTACGTCGAGCCAGCCGACTCGGCGGGGACGGCCGGTGACGGTGCCGTACTCCCCGCCCTCGTCGCGGATGTAGGTTGCCAACTGTTCGGCCTCGTCTTCCTCGTCGACGCCCTCGGAGTCGTAGTCGGGCGTCTGACCCTCGACACCGCCGAGTTCGGTCGGGAGTGGGCCGGTTCCGACCCGCGAGAGGTAGGCCTTGACGATACCGATAATCTCACCCTGGCCGACGACAGTCGGCCCGAGTCCAGTCCCGACGGACGCACCGCCAGCCGTCGGGTTCGAGGAGGTCACGTACGGGTAGACGCCGTGGTCGATGTCGATTGAGGTTCCCTGTGCACCCTCGAGGAGGACGTTTTCGCCAGCGTCGATGCGGTTCTGGAGGAAGGTGCCACAGTCGACGGTCATCCCCTCGGTGGCGAGGCGTTCCCCGTAGGCGCGATAGCTCTCGAAGAGGTGATCGACGTCGAACGCGTCGGCCGTTTCGCCCTCGAGCGTCACGCCGAAGACGTCCTCGGCCAGTGCGCGTTTCTGGGGGACGACGTATTCGAGGCGCTCGCGGAGTACCGCAGGATCGAGGAGGTCGCCAATGCGGACGCCGCGTCGCCCCATCTTGTCTTCGTAAGCCGGTCCGATTCCTCGGCCGGTCGTTCCCGCGGCGAGGTCTGCTTTCTCTTTCTCCTCGATCCCGTCCAGGACGCGGTGGTACGGAAGTATCGCGTGTGCCCGTTCGGCGACGCGGACGTCGGGCTCGAGTCCGCGTTCGCGAAGTTGGTCGAGTTCGCTGAACAGCGTTTCGGGGTTGACGACACAGCCGTTTCCGAGGACGCCGATTTTCCCGCGGACGGCCCCGGAGGGAACCAGCGACAGTTTGTACTTCTCGCCGTCCGAGACGACGGTGTGGCCGGCGTTGTCGCCGCCCTGGTAGCGCGCGACGATGTCGGCGGCGTCGCCATAGAGGTCGACGACGCCACCTTTGCCTTCGTCGCCGAGTTGCGACCCGACGATAGTGACGGTCATAACAGCGGCGGATTCTTTCCCAGCCGATAAACCGGTTACGGTCTAGATGGAGCGTGCCCCTCAGATTTATCCACACACGTGCATATCGCGGGGGCTTTTCGGTGGAAAATCTGTGTGGTCGTGAATACGACCGTCCCGTCGGGATCCGCGATCCGTCATACCGGATGGCCCTGAACTGTTGTGGTGAACCCGAAACGTTAACTACTGTCACAACCGATGATCGGTTTGCTACTGATTTTGCCGCCACTCGAGGGCAATCTTTAAAAGGTGGAAAGACAAGTTAACAAATGCCATGATAGACCGACTGGAGAAGGAAGTCGATATGCTGGAACGACATCTGCAGGTACTGAAGATGGTTATCGAGAACGAACCGATCGGTATCGTCAAGATGTCGAACGAAACGGGTTACCCA of the Natronosalvus vescus genome contains:
- a CDS encoding adenylosuccinate synthase, producing the protein MTVTIVGSQLGDEGKGGVVDLYGDAADIVARYQGGDNAGHTVVSDGEKYKLSLVPSGAVRGKIGVLGNGCVVNPETLFSELDQLRERGLEPDVRVAERAHAILPYHRVLDGIEEKEKADLAAGTTGRGIGPAYEDKMGRRGVRIGDLLDPAVLRERLEYVVPQKRALAEDVFGVTLEGETADAFDVDHLFESYRAYGERLATEGMTVDCGTFLQNRIDAGENVLLEGAQGTSIDIDHGVYPYVTSSNPTAGGASVGTGLGPTVVGQGEIIGIVKAYLSRVGTGPLPTELGGVEGQTPDYDSEGVDEEDEAEQLATYIRDEGGEYGTVTGRPRRVGWLDVPMLRHAARASGFTGLAVNHIDVLAGLEEVEVGHSYEFDGEEIFTVPPTTEQWGRCTANYRTFDGWPEVDWTAVAEEGYEAIPENARTYLEYLADELDAPLYAIGVGPGREQTVILERPYDS